The genomic DNA CCGTGGGGCCCGCCGCACACGACGCGGCGCCCGCGGCCTTCGGGCTAGACCGTCCAGGCTGCGAAGGCCTGCTCGACGGCCGCCACGTTGTCGCCCTTGGGGCCGAACTCGTGGGTGACGAAGCCGTCGTAGTCCAGCGCCGCCACGGCACGGGCGATGGCCGGGTAGTAGATCTCCTGCTGGTCATCGAGATCATTGCGCCCGGGGTTGCCGGCGGTGTGGAAGTGGGCGATGTACTGGATGTTGTTCTGGATCGTGCGGATCAGGTCGCCTTCCATGATCTGCATGTGGAAGATGTCGTACAGGAGCTTGACGCGCGGGGAGCCCACGAGCTTGCACATGTGCACGCCCCACTCGGTGTGATCGCACTGATAGCCGGGGTGGCTGACGCGGCTGTTGAGCAGCTCCATGGTCAGCGTCACGCCCTTCTCCTCGGCATAGGGCGCGATGCGGCTCATGCACTCGGCACAGATCTCGGTGCCGGCAATCTCGGACAGGCCGAAGTACCGGTCGCCCGAGAAGCAGCACAGGTTGTGGATGCCGAACTCGGCCGCCTTGTCAATGTTGGCGGTCAGCTCGTCCACGATGCGGCCATGGTTCTCGGGCTTGTTCATACCATCGCGCAGCGACGCATGGCCGCCAACGAGCGACAGCTCCAGCCCGGCATCTTTGATGCGCGCCCACTGGTCCTCAGGCGCGAAGTCAAAGGCCGAGAGCCCGATGCGCTTGGCGTGAGCGATGGCCTGGTCAGGCGTGATGTCGCCCCGGCACAGGATCCCCCAGCAAATGCCCTGCTTGATTGGTGTCACAGAAAGCCCTCCGAAGGGGAGATGGGTCCACTCCCAGTGTATGTCAGGGCGTTCGCTGGGCGACGCGGGAGCACCTGCATCGCGGTGGGAGGTCACGATGGCGAGCGCCGGAGGTGCGACGGACAGGTGTCGGTGCGTGGCCCCCTTGTGCGAGGCGCGCCCCCTCCCGACCTCAGGCCTGGCCCTCCGGCGGCGTCTGCACTCTCTTCAGCCGGCACAGCGGGCACACGTCCGTGCCGGTCGGCTGGCCGCATTCGGGGCAGGGGCGGTCGGGGCCGCCGGGTGGCGGGGCCTTCATCGCCTTCATCAGCGTGTTCACCAGTTGCGTCTTGCTCGACGGCGCCAGCGACTCCAGCAGCGCGAAGACCTGCTTGAGCCGGTGCGTGTCCGGGCTGAAGTGCACGCACGGTGTCTCCACGTGCGGCAGGTCCGCGATCGCCGTGTACTCCCGGCAGGCGTCGTCAGGCATCAGCGACAGCGGCTTGAGCTTGCGCGGGTGGAACGCGTCGCCCGGCAAAACGGGCTTCGGCGCGTCCAGACGCCCTGTCAGCAACCGCTTGAGCATCTGCTGCAGCCAGTCGTCCAGCGTGTGCCCCGTCGCGACTGCCTCCCACCCCTCACGCAGCCCCGCGCGGTCCATCAGCGCCCGCCGTACCGCCCCGCACACCGAGCACTGCGCGAAGGTGCCGACCGGCTCAATGTGGACGCCGTGATCCGCCACGCGCTCGACGATGAGCGGGACCCCCAGGCGGCTCGTCAGGTCCGTCGCTGCCCGCAGGGAGAGGTCGCTGTACTCACCCAGACCCAAATGGATGTGCAGGGCCGACAGACGCAGGTTCAGCCGCCAGCGCAGGCTCCACAGGGCGTGCAGCAGCGCTGCGCTGTCTTTGCCGCCCGACAGCGCGACCCCGATGTGGTGGTGGCCTTTGCGCAGCATCTCGTAACGGCGGAGCGTACTCAGCACGCGCCGCTGGAAGGCGTCAGGGAAGCAGTCGCGGCAGTAGGCCTTACCGAACTCGGAGAGGCGGACGAGACCCTCCGTCGCGCCGCAGCGCGTGCAGGAACCATCGTGGAAGGCGAGGGGACGGTCTGTTGCCATGGCGGTAGGGAGGGCGCAGGTGCCCGGGTGCGGAATTGCCCGCGCTGGCGGGTTCGTCCTCGAACCCGCCAGTGTGGGTTCGAGGACGAACCCACCTACACCATCAGGATGGTTCGACCTATGCCTCGCTTCCTCCTCGTCTGCTGTCTCGTCACTCTCGGCACCGCGGCCCTCGCGCAGCAGCCGGTGCTGCTGACCGCGAAGGACGCTCCGGGCTGCTACGTCCCCACCCCTCTCCTGAGCGGAGGTGACGCCGACAAGGCCAGCGTGCCCTTCGCCACCGGTTCGTTGACCGACGGCAACACCGCGTACAGCTACAAGACCAAGCCGGTGCCGTACAGCTACTGGCAGGCCAAGGGTTCGGGCGAGCTGCTGGTGGACCTCCAGCGCCTGTGCAAGATTGACCGGGTGCGGGTGCACCTGCTGTGCAACGGTCCCCACGGCACTGGCGAGGTGCAGGTGTTCGTCAAGGGCGACCCGCTGGAGTTCCCCGAGAACCTGCGGGTGGGCACGATCGAGTCCCCTGCGGACGGGTGGAACGAGCTGCCCGTCGGTCGGCGTGCCGATGGCCTGCGCCTGTGCTTCAGAGTGCAGCAGGGCAAAGGGTACATCACGCTGTCGGAGATTGAGATCTGGGGGACGCCGGAGGCGGCTCCCGAGGGGCAGCCGGCAACGGCTGGCCCGTCCAGGATGTCCGGGCCCACGCGGACCAATGATGGGGTGACGTGGTGGGCGCTCGATTTCGGGCCGAAGGGGTCGCCCTCGTTCGCGCAGTTCTATGTCGCCGACCAGACCTGCGTGTACAGCAAGCAGCAGGGGTTCGGGTGGCTTCCGTACAAGGACGGCCAGCCGGCGGTGGAGAGCAACTTCGGGCCGGGCAGCGCGAACGTGCCGGGCCTGGGGGAGCGCGACCGCGCCGGGAAGGGGAGTGTCAGCATTGATGCGCTGTACCGCGACCTCGTCATGACCTCGCGGTACTACCACACCCAGGTGCGGCAGACTTTTGCGCTCGACGTGCCCAACGGCAAGTACCGGGTCATGACGATGCACGGGGACATCCAGTATGGCAAGCCGGGCAAGCAATCGTTCTGGATCGAGGCCGAGGGGCAGAAGGTCGTCCCGGAGATCGTGCTGCCGGTGTCCCTGTGCGGCGACGTTGTCTTCGAGACGACGGTTCAGGACGGGCAGTTGGACCTCACCTTTGACTCCGACGACCCGAACCCCGCCTCGTGTGGGTTCATTCTCAACGGCCTGGTGGTCGTGCCGATGACTACGCCTCAGGAGGCGGCCTTCGCCGACAAGCGCATCCCGCTGGTGCGGGCGGCCATCCAGCGCGAGCGCGACGACTACTTCGCCCGCACCTTCAAGGAAGTGCCGTACGTCGAGACGGCGACGATGGTGGAGCCGACCGCGGCCGACCGGCAGCAGGGCTTCGTGGCCTGGACGCCCTCGTGGATGACGCTGATCTACCCCAACAGCGTGCCCACGGCCGAGGACGTCAAGCACCCTCTGACCAGCTTCGCGACGCCCGGTGAGTATGAGCCGATCGTGGTGGCGGTGCGGGCGCTGCAGGCGCTCGGGGGCGTGACGGTACAGGTCGGCGATCTGCACGGCCCCGCCGGCAGCCGCCTCCCCGCGGCGGCCTGGGACGTGCGTACAGTCAAGTGCTGGCCCCAGCGCAAGGGCTCCTCCTGGACGACGGAGTACCAGACGATGCCTGAACTGCTGGAGCCGGCCCGGCCGCTCGATGTCAAGGCGGACACGACGCAGGAGTGGTGGCTGACGGTCAAGGTGCCCGACGACGCGCGGCCGGGCGAGTACCGCGGCCCGGTGACCGTGAAGACGGCCGCGGGCAAGCAGTGGCAGACGACGCTGCAGTTCCGCGTGCTGCCCTTCAAGCTGGCGGAAGCCGAGCGCGTGGTGGGGATGTACTGGCGGGATGAGCGCGTGTCGGGTGAGGTGCTCGACAAGCAGGTCCAGGACATGGTCGCCCACGGGATGCGTGGGGTGACGATCAACCAGGCGCCGGAGATCAGCGCCGTGGACGGCAAGCTCGTGGTGGACACCACCAAGCTGCGGGCGTTCCTGCGGCACCTGCGCGAGTTGGGCCTGCGCGGGCCGGTGCCGTACAACACGAACTTCACCAGCGCCATCAAGCGGGCGCTGCCCGGTGCGGACCTCAATGAGGCCTACCCGCAGGTCATTGCCGCGATCGAGAAGGTGTCCAGCGACCCGACGGCGCTGAAGCAGCTGCACTACCCGGTGGATGAGATCGGCGGCGACGACAAGCGGGGCCAGACGGCACGCGACCTGTGCGCGCTCATCGGCAAGGTGCCTGGCGCCACGAGCTACATCACGGTCAACAACTACGGCGGCGGGGAAAAGTGGGGCGACACGTTCGACATCTGGTGCGGCAACATCGACTACACGGTG from bacterium includes the following:
- a CDS encoding TIM barrel protein yields the protein MTPIKQGICWGILCRGDITPDQAIAHAKRIGLSAFDFAPEDQWARIKDAGLELSLVGGHASLRDGMNKPENHGRIVDELTANIDKAAEFGIHNLCCFSGDRYFGLSEIAGTEICAECMSRIAPYAEEKGVTLTMELLNSRVSHPGYQCDHTEWGVHMCKLVGSPRVKLLYDIFHMQIMEGDLIRTIQNNIQYIAHFHTAGNPGRNDLDDQQEIYYPAIARAVAALDYDGFVTHEFGPKGDNVAAVEQAFAAWTV
- a CDS encoding DUF4091 domain-containing protein → MPRFLLVCCLVTLGTAALAQQPVLLTAKDAPGCYVPTPLLSGGDADKASVPFATGSLTDGNTAYSYKTKPVPYSYWQAKGSGELLVDLQRLCKIDRVRVHLLCNGPHGTGEVQVFVKGDPLEFPENLRVGTIESPADGWNELPVGRRADGLRLCFRVQQGKGYITLSEIEIWGTPEAAPEGQPATAGPSRMSGPTRTNDGVTWWALDFGPKGSPSFAQFYVADQTCVYSKQQGFGWLPYKDGQPAVESNFGPGSANVPGLGERDRAGKGSVSIDALYRDLVMTSRYYHTQVRQTFALDVPNGKYRVMTMHGDIQYGKPGKQSFWIEAEGQKVVPEIVLPVSLCGDVVFETTVQDGQLDLTFDSDDPNPASCGFILNGLVVVPMTTPQEAAFADKRIPLVRAAIQRERDDYFARTFKEVPYVETATMVEPTAADRQQGFVAWTPSWMTLIYPNSVPTAEDVKHPLTSFATPGEYEPIVVAVRALQALGGVTVQVGDLHGPAGSRLPAAAWDVRTVKCWPQRKGSSWTTEYQTMPELLEPARPLDVKADTTQEWWLTVKVPDDARPGEYRGPVTVKTAAGKQWQTTLQFRVLPFKLAEAERVVGMYWRDERVSGEVLDKQVQDMVAHGMRGVTINQAPEISAVDGKLVVDTTKLRAFLRHLRELGLRGPVPYNTNFTSAIKRALPGADLNEAYPQVIAAIEKVSSDPTALKQLHYPVDEIGGDDKRGQTARDLCALIGKVPGATSYITVNNYGGGEKWGDTFDIWCGNIDYTVEQEQRLLAQGKRYMRYGSSYVNDCRKSRNNCGFGFYKRPAEAMYFWHYQAYNGDPFNDLDGDARDWCAAYPGPDGTPIPTMDWESHREGIDDMRYIATLKQLAAKAEQGEAGQKPAAEQALAELQAVLSTDDTITQTRWAEGLTHDQYNALRWRLAQQILALQEVLGR